The candidate division WOR-3 bacterium DNA window TGATGAGTTTCTCAAGAACGCCAGGAGTTCTGATTATCTCGACAGGATAGCTATTGCCAAAGCCGCGGCGTACGTCCAGTCGAAAAAATTCCTCGGACCTGTCATGGGCTTTTTAAGCGATGAAAACAAATATGTAAGACAAGCCGCCTGCGACGCCTTGGGTGAGATGGGATACAAAGAAGCCATACCTTATCTCACAAAAGAAATGTATTCCGACGATTCTTTTATCGTCTGGACAAGAGCCGCGGTCGCTCTCTACAAACTCGGTGAAGAAAAAGGCGTAAAAATGCTTTTGGAGAATTTCAATTTCGGCGAACCCATGAAAACAGAACCGGCAGTTCAAGAAGCGCTGAATGAGTTGAAAATAGACCCTTTTTCCAAGAAGAATAAAAAGAAAAAATGTTTTGTCGTCACAGCTTGCGAAGGAGAGAATTCACCTGTCGTTGAGAGCCTTTCAATTTGGAGGGATTACACGCTGAGTAAAACTCTATATGGGTCATTATTGATATCCTTATACAATATTATGGGTCCGATCTTTGCAAAGATAATAGCTAAATCAGATGTCCTCAGATACGCGATAAGACATCTTCTGATTATGCCTGTATTTCATGTAGTATCGAAGTATTTAAACGATTATGACGATCGTTTTAAAGCATTCTGAGAGATGTATTTGTTATATATGTATTTCTAACAAACTTTATTTGTATGCCTTTATGAATAATTATTATTGACTTTTTTTCGAAAAATGATATAAAGAAAATAGTATAAATAAAATGGAGGCAACAATGGCAGTGAAGAAAGCGACGACAGCGAAGAAGATGACGAAAAAGGCGGCAAAACCCGCGGCCAAGAAAACAGTGAAAAAACCCGCGGCTAAGAAAGCTACTACAAAAGCCAAACCAGCGGCAAAAAAGACAGCAAAAAAGAAAACTGTTAAAAAGTAAGAATTTTACCGAATGAAATCAAACGGTTTTAGAAGTATTTGCTGGCTTTACTTGAACCGTTGATTGTTTTCTGAATTTGCTGCTATCTCTAAGGGGTTCTCCATCGGAGAACCCCTTTTTGACATTATAATTCCTGCAGAAAATCTGCAGTTCTCCGTGGTTGAATAAAAAACAATCGAACTTCCGGAATCAATTTCTTTGTAGACCGAGATAGTATAAAATTGAATCTGGCCTATGAATTCAGATAAACAGGGGAGTGTATGAGGAAATTCATGTTTGTGGTATTGTTCGTTTTATTGAAAACTGGTTTTCTTCAATCTCAATTTTCATTTATCGAATCTTTACAGCAGAAAAGCTACGTGTATTTTTTTGGAGGACTAAACCAGGCAAAACTGGAAGGGTTGAACAGGG harbors:
- a CDS encoding HEAT repeat domain-containing protein, coding for MENEDIGSIYTVLKYGSDKEKKSVYIKFGTDEKLIDEFLKNARSSDYLDRIAIAKAAAYVQSKKFLGPVMGFLSDENKYVRQAACDALGEMGYKEAIPYLTKEMYSDDSFIVWTRAAVALYKLGEEKGVKMLLENFNFGEPMKTEPAVQEALNELKIDPFSKKNKKKKCFVVTACEGENSPVVESLSIWRDYTLSKTLYGSLLISLYNIMGPIFAKIIAKSDVLRYAIRHLLIMPVFHVVSKYLNDYDDRFKAF